Proteins encoded in a region of the Caldisericia bacterium genome:
- a CDS encoding NGG1p interacting factor NIF3: MKLKDIYKLFIELGIKYDPRGKDEVLKLIEERKKEFEKLEEKEKEFFDLDSLFNPYGDTRILYGTGDEEIQSLIAGIDIDSAEVMLGKNLNFDLVLAHHPRGIGLLNLPDVMRLQEDALIHHGIPINIGQKLMAKRISEVDRALTPQNAYRAIDTARLLNLPFMCVHTPSDNAVHSYLTNIFEKEKPKYLKDVIEVLLTIPEYREAKKLGFGPKIFSGDLKSKAGKIVVDMTGGTEGAKELMKKFSDAGIGTIIGMHFSEEHRKEAEEALINLVVAGHMSSDSLGLNLLLDELEKKGIKIETFSGLIRVKRI; the protein is encoded by the coding sequence ATGAAGTTAAAAGATATTTACAAACTGTTTATAGAATTAGGAATTAAATATGACCCAAGAGGTAAAGATGAGGTTTTAAAACTTATTGAAGAGAGAAAAAAGGAGTTTGAAAAACTTGAAGAAAAAGAAAAAGAGTTTTTTGATTTAGATTCTTTATTTAATCCATATGGAGATACAAGAATTCTTTATGGCACAGGTGATGAAGAAATACAAAGTTTAATTGCAGGAATTGATATTGATAGTGCTGAAGTTATGCTTGGTAAAAATTTGAATTTTGATCTTGTTCTTGCTCATCATCCAAGAGGAATTGGTTTGCTTAATCTTCCAGATGTTATGAGATTACAAGAAGATGCTTTAATTCACCATGGAATTCCAATTAATATTGGACAAAAATTAATGGCTAAAAGAATTTCTGAGGTTGATAGAGCATTAACCCCACAAAATGCATATAGAGCTATAGATACCGCAAGACTTTTAAACTTACCATTTATGTGTGTACATACTCCTTCAGACAATGCTGTTCATTCATATTTAACAAATATATTTGAAAAAGAAAAACCAAAATATTTAAAAGATGTAATAGAGGTTCTTTTAACAATTCCAGAATATAGAGAGGCAAAAAAACTTGGTTTTGGTCCAAAAATTTTCAGTGGAGACCTTAAGAGTAAGGCAGGTAAAATTGTCGTAGATATGACTGGTGGAACAGAAGGTGCTAAAGAACTTATGAAGAAATTTTCTGATGCTGGAATTGGAACAATAATTGGAATGCATTTCTCTGAGGAACATAGAAAAGAAGCAGAAGAAGCATTAATAAATCTTGTTGTCGCTGGTCATATGTCATCTGATTCTTTAGGTTTAAATCTTCTTCTTGATGAATTAGAGAAAAAGGGTATTAAAATTGAAACTTTTTCTGGATTAATAAGAGTTAAAAGAATATAA
- a CDS encoding TRAP transporter large permease — MFAALLLFGIFFILIILGAPIGTSIGIAGVLGTVYYKLGITMISRNFASGIAKFPLIAIPFFVLAGVLMSKGGLAKKISDFIILVVGRSVGGLAIAAVVTATFWGAISGSGPATAAAIGLIFIPAMIKQGYGDLFSAAVVAAASGLAIIIPPSIAFIVYGNITGVSVAAIFLGGILPGLVVSGTLIVITYLISKRRNYRGTEKRGTTKEILIALKDAIWAILAPVIILGSIYAGVATPTEAAVISVFYSLFVGIFVYKSLNLKTLIESLIETSITSAVVMFVVTFAGIFSIAEARLGILDLAAKGVINISKNPIIFLLLVDIVFLIAGFFLDAISIMYVVMPIFLPVLKSFGVDPLFFGVAVTVACAIGQITPPVAVNLYVTANLVKKPLDQVAKEIWPFVLFTIVGLLIVTYAPKLSLLIPIASKLYVP, encoded by the coding sequence ATGTTTGCTGCATTATTATTATTTGGTATTTTTTTCATTCTAATAATTCTTGGTGCTCCTATTGGTACATCAATTGGAATAGCAGGAGTTCTTGGAACAGTTTACTATAAATTAGGTATTACAATGATATCTAGAAATTTTGCTTCTGGTATTGCTAAATTTCCATTAATTGCAATTCCATTTTTTGTTCTTGCTGGAGTTTTAATGTCAAAAGGAGGACTTGCCAAAAAAATATCAGATTTCATAATACTTGTAGTAGGACGTTCTGTTGGAGGTCTTGCTATTGCAGCAGTTGTTACTGCAACTTTTTGGGGTGCAATTTCTGGTTCAGGTCCTGCAACAGCAGCAGCAATTGGTTTAATTTTTATACCTGCAATGATAAAACAAGGATATGGTGATTTATTTTCAGCAGCAGTTGTTGCCGCAGCAAGTGGTCTTGCAATAATTATTCCACCTTCAATTGCATTTATTGTATATGGTAATATAACAGGTGTTTCAGTTGCTGCGATTTTTCTAGGTGGAATTTTACCTGGTTTAGTAGTTTCTGGAACTTTAATTGTTATAACTTATTTAATTTCAAAAAGAAGAAATTATAGAGGAACAGAAAAAAGAGGAACTACAAAAGAAATTTTAATTGCATTAAAAGACGCAATATGGGCAATTTTAGCTCCTGTAATTATTCTTGGATCAATTTATGCTGGTGTTGCAACTCCAACAGAAGCAGCTGTTATTTCTGTCTTTTATTCTTTGTTTGTGGGTATTTTTGTATACAAATCATTAAATTTAAAAACATTAATTGAATCACTAATAGAAACTTCAATAACATCAGCAGTTGTTATGTTTGTTGTTACATTCGCAGGAATTTTTTCAATAGCAGAAGCAAGACTAGGTATACTTGATTTAGCTGCAAAAGGTGTAATTAATATTTCAAAAAATCCTATTATATTTTTATTACTTGTTGATATAGTATTTCTAATAGCTGGTTTCTTTTTAGATGCTATTTCAATTATGTATGTTGTTATGCCAATTTTCTTACCTGTTTTAAAATCTTTTGGTGTTGATCCTTTATTTTTTGGAGTAGCAGTAACTGTTGCATGTGCAATAGGCCAAATAACACCTCCAGTTGCAGTTAATCTTTATGTAACTGCAAATTTAGTAAAAAAACCTTTAGATCAAGTAGCAAAAGAGATATGGCCATTCGTTTTATTTACAATTGTTGGTCTTTTGATTGTCACATATGCTCCAAAACTTTCGCTTTTAATACCTATTGCTTCTAAACTTTATGTGCCTTGA
- a CDS encoding DAK2 domain-containing protein, with the protein MDYLDKDFFLNFFYLGYKEVEKRKEDINKLNVFPVPDGDTGTNMYMTLQSSCEEINKNNPKTVGEVSQCIARGSLMGARGNSGVIMSQIFKGMNIVLKDKDKITPKDLSLSFIEGVSKAYKAVIKPVEGTILTVAKSFAKTLYEKIKEGKNLEDAFLDAIIKGRETLKKTPEMLSILKEAGVVDAGGLGFIFFVEGAYKAIKGREVELEKIELKEPRKFEKLIYPYDVVILLSTNLKEESIMKDFNIEGDSLIVGKEEDFFKIHYHTNNLFDLINYFNQRGTVIKINVENMQYEVDKLKEKKKDVGFIAVSRGKGFEKILKEAGVDYIVEGGQSFNPSTKEILEGIESVNADKIIVFPNNSNVYFSALQTKELTNKKIEVIPTKSIPECITSLTMVDKNKSFEEIIEDLKEYIKNIRTIEVTKSIRDTVFNGTKINEGDFISIYEDRIVGDKESPENSLIKMLKTIEIEDGTLISIYYGEEINEEKGKQLKEKLEELYPNCDIEIYYGGQPLYYYIVALE; encoded by the coding sequence TTGGACTATCTTGATAAAGATTTTTTTCTTAACTTCTTTTATTTAGGATACAAAGAAGTTGAGAAAAGAAAAGAAGATATAAATAAATTAAATGTATTTCCAGTTCCTGATGGAGATACAGGAACAAATATGTATATGACTTTACAATCAAGTTGCGAAGAAATAAATAAAAATAATCCAAAAACCGTAGGAGAAGTGTCTCAATGTATAGCAAGAGGAAGCTTAATGGGGGCAAGAGGAAATTCTGGTGTTATTATGTCACAAATTTTTAAGGGAATGAATATTGTTTTAAAAGATAAAGATAAAATTACACCAAAAGATCTTTCGTTATCATTTATCGAAGGAGTTTCAAAGGCATATAAAGCAGTAATTAAACCAGTTGAAGGAACAATTTTAACTGTTGCTAAAAGTTTCGCAAAAACTTTATATGAAAAAATAAAAGAAGGTAAAAATTTAGAAGATGCATTTTTAGATGCAATTATAAAAGGGAGAGAAACTCTTAAAAAAACTCCTGAGATGTTGAGCATTTTGAAAGAAGCAGGTGTTGTTGACGCAGGAGGACTTGGATTTATTTTTTTTGTTGAAGGTGCATATAAAGCAATTAAAGGAAGAGAAGTTGAATTAGAAAAAATTGAATTAAAAGAACCTAGGAAATTTGAAAAATTAATTTATCCTTATGATGTTGTTATTCTTCTCTCAACAAATTTAAAAGAAGAATCTATTATGAAAGATTTTAATATAGAGGGAGATTCTTTAATTGTTGGAAAAGAAGAAGATTTCTTTAAAATTCATTATCATACCAATAATTTGTTTGATTTAATAAACTATTTCAATCAAAGGGGTACAGTAATAAAAATAAATGTTGAAAACATGCAATATGAAGTTGATAAATTAAAAGAAAAGAAAAAAGATGTCGGATTTATAGCAGTATCTCGAGGTAAAGGATTTGAAAAAATTTTGAAAGAAGCCGGAGTTGATTATATAGTGGAGGGAGGACAATCTTTTAATCCTTCAACAAAAGAGATACTTGAGGGAATAGAAAGTGTAAATGCAGATAAAATAATTGTTTTTCCAAATAATTCAAATGTTTATTTTTCAGCTCTTCAAACAAAAGAGTTAACTAATAAAAAGATAGAAGTAATACCAACAAAGTCAATACCAGAATGCATCACTTCTCTTACAATGGTAGACAAAAACAAAAGTTTTGAAGAAATAATTGAAGATTTAAAAGAATATATTAAAAATATTAGAACTATTGAAGTTACGAAATCAATTAGAGATACAGTTTTTAATGGAACAAAAATTAATGAAGGAGACTTTATATCAATTTATGAAGATAGAATAGTTGGAGATAAAGAATCTCCTGAAAACTCATTAATTAAAATGCTTAAAACAATTGAGATTGAAGATGGAACTCTTATATCAATTTATTATGGAGAAGAAATCAACGAAGAGAAGGGCAAGCAACTGAAAGAAAAGCTTGAAGAATTATATCCTAATTGTGATATAGAAATTTACTATGGTGGTCAACCACTATATTATTACATAGTAGCATTGGAGTAA
- the htpX gene encoding zinc metalloprotease HtpX: MKKTLYELIAENKRRTTFFLIIFSIILFLIGYLFVYALEWGISGLILIAIFIIFYNLVVYYNSDKIALLSVGATPADRDKFYVLHNVVEEVAIAAGIPKPKVYIMNEQQPNAFATGRNPQNASICVTTGLLEMMNREELQGVISHEISHIRNYDILLMTVIGIVVGLIVLLRDIFLRSVFFFGGGTRKREKEGGNAIFMVIAIILAIVSPILVALIRAAISRQREFLADADGAYIIRNPYGLASALKKLSEYQKPMKNPSEATAHLFIRSPFSGEKLFATHPPIEERIKRLLSLTFK, encoded by the coding sequence ATGAAAAAAACTCTTTATGAATTAATAGCAGAGAATAAAAGAAGAACAACTTTCTTTTTGATTATATTTTCAATTATTTTATTTCTCATAGGATATCTATTTGTTTATGCACTTGAATGGGGAATATCTGGATTAATTTTAATAGCAATATTCATAATCTTTTACAATTTGGTGGTTTATTACAATTCTGATAAAATAGCTCTTCTTTCTGTTGGAGCAACTCCTGCAGATAGAGATAAGTTTTATGTTCTTCATAATGTAGTTGAGGAGGTTGCAATTGCTGCAGGAATTCCTAAACCAAAAGTATATATTATGAATGAACAACAACCTAATGCTTTTGCAACTGGTAGAAACCCTCAAAATGCTTCTATTTGCGTTACAACTGGTCTTCTTGAAATGATGAATAGAGAAGAACTTCAAGGAGTTATTTCACATGAAATTTCACATATAAGAAATTATGATATATTACTAATGACTGTTATTGGAATTGTTGTTGGGTTGATTGTTTTATTGAGAGATATTTTTTTAAGAAGTGTCTTTTTCTTTGGAGGAGGTACACGTAAAAGAGAAAAAGAGGGAGGCAATGCAATTTTTATGGTAATTGCCATAATTTTAGCTATTGTATCTCCTATTCTTGTTGCATTAATAAGAGCAGCAATTTCAAGACAGAGAGAGTTTCTTGCAGATGCTGATGGTGCATATATAATAAGAAATCCATATGGGCTTGCAAGTGCTTTAAAAAAATTAAGCGAATATCAAAAACCTATGAAAAATCCTTCTGAAGCAACAGCTCATCTATTTATAAGGAGTCCATTTTCAGGAGAAAAACTTTTTGCGACTCATCCACCGATTGAAGAGAGAATAAAGAGGTTATTGAGTTTAACATTTAAATAA
- a CDS encoding TldD/PmbA family protein, with the protein MRGKDEIIKILRKGIDVSKVDEIELLYLGKESTLTRFANNTIHQNVKETNSQIRVRVIKNKKIGFVETNNLTEEGVIKAVKDAEEIAEYSKEDPDFVKLPEKDNYIEIKTFYEENLKVNPEDLANKVSNLVKLSEKYNLIASGALSLDLEEYAILNSRGIEAYSPYSSITFSTVIMSENSSGYGDRFALRFSELNEIDLAEEVIYRVLMGKNPIDLEPNKYEVILTPYAVEDILFFFAYLSFGAKSFHQDTSFMSGKLGEKVFGENITIWDDGLDPSGAPIVFDFEGVSKKRVNLIENGIAKGVVYDSYHAFKYGKENTGHSLPQPNSIGPFALNLFMKEGESNVEDMIKNVKKGVFVSRFHYTNPLDPKRVIITGMTRDGTFLIEDGKITTPVKNMRFTQNMVELMNNVVEISKERKVQKGGAHVSVVPYIRVKEFNFTGKTEF; encoded by the coding sequence ATGAGAGGAAAAGATGAAATTATAAAAATTTTAAGAAAGGGAATTGATGTATCGAAAGTAGATGAGATTGAACTTCTTTATCTTGGCAAAGAGTCAACTTTAACAAGATTTGCTAACAATACAATTCATCAAAATGTGAAAGAAACAAATTCTCAAATTAGAGTAAGAGTTATTAAAAATAAAAAAATTGGATTTGTTGAAACAAACAATCTAACAGAAGAGGGTGTAATTAAAGCAGTCAAAGACGCAGAAGAAATAGCAGAATACTCGAAAGAAGACCCAGATTTTGTAAAATTACCTGAAAAAGATAATTATATTGAAATTAAAACTTTTTATGAAGAAAATTTAAAAGTTAATCCTGAAGATCTTGCAAATAAAGTTTCAAATCTTGTAAAACTTTCAGAAAAATATAATTTAATTGCATCAGGTGCTTTGTCTTTAGATTTAGAAGAGTATGCTATCTTAAATTCAAGAGGAATTGAAGCTTATTCACCTTATTCTTCAATAACATTTTCAACTGTTATAATGAGTGAAAACTCTTCTGGTTATGGAGATAGATTTGCATTGAGATTTTCAGAATTAAATGAAATTGATCTTGCTGAAGAAGTAATTTATAGAGTTTTAATGGGAAAAAATCCAATTGACTTAGAGCCTAATAAGTATGAAGTAATACTAACTCCATATGCAGTAGAAGATATACTTTTCTTTTTTGCTTATCTTTCATTTGGAGCAAAATCATTTCATCAAGATACAAGTTTTATGAGTGGAAAATTGGGTGAAAAAGTTTTTGGAGAAAATATTACAATTTGGGATGATGGTTTAGATCCATCTGGTGCACCTATTGTTTTTGATTTTGAGGGCGTTTCTAAAAAAAGAGTCAATTTAATAGAAAATGGTATAGCAAAAGGAGTTGTGTATGATTCATATCATGCTTTCAAATATGGAAAAGAAAATACAGGACACTCTCTCCCTCAACCAAATTCTATAGGACCTTTTGCATTAAATCTATTTATGAAAGAAGGAGAAAGTAATGTTGAAGACATGATAAAAAATGTAAAAAAAGGAGTTTTTGTTTCTAGATTTCATTATACTAATCCTCTAGATCCAAAAAGAGTAATAATAACTGGAATGACAAGAGATGGAACATTTTTAATTGAAGATGGAAAGATAACTACCCCAGTTAAAAATATGAGATTCACACAAAATATGGTTGAACTAATGAACAATGTAGTTGAAATTTCAAAAGAAAGAAAAGTTCAAAAAGGCGGAGCTCATGTTAGTGTTGTTCCCTATATTAGAGTAAAAGAATTTAATTTTACTGGAAAAACTGAATTTTAA
- a CDS encoding DegV family protein yields MIKIVIDSGCDLPDDYLKEKDIKVIPLYLKLNDKFLKDGVDIKGKEFFNILKENKNINTSQPPLEDFINVYKDLIEKGNEVISIHITGKGSGTVNTAKIAKEEVDKNKIDVLDSNHISASYGFIVKRVQELIEKGFSRNEIVKKFSEFIEKVQLIFTLNTLEYVHKGGRVKDIKTIVSNILDIKPILIMKDGLPKIHKLIRGRKNSIKELIKNVLDHLKNVKNFEIAFLHGDAEDEINFVKDEILKNIKPSFSFTKLISSALGVHAGPGSLGVAINFIEEEV; encoded by the coding sequence ATGATAAAAATAGTCATTGATTCTGGTTGTGATTTACCAGATGATTATTTAAAAGAAAAAGATATAAAGGTTATACCTTTATATTTAAAATTAAATGATAAATTTTTAAAAGATGGAGTTGATATTAAAGGAAAAGAATTTTTTAATATTTTAAAAGAAAACAAAAATATTAACACTTCGCAACCACCTCTTGAAGATTTTATAAATGTTTATAAAGATTTAATTGAAAAAGGTAATGAAGTAATTTCAATACATATAACTGGTAAAGGTTCTGGTACAGTTAATACTGCAAAAATTGCAAAGGAAGAGGTAGACAAAAATAAAATAGATGTTCTTGATTCTAATCATATTTCAGCATCATACGGTTTTATTGTAAAAAGAGTTCAAGAACTCATTGAAAAGGGTTTTTCAAGAAATGAAATTGTGAAAAAATTTAGTGAATTTATAGAAAAAGTTCAACTCATTTTTACTCTTAATACTCTTGAATATGTACACAAAGGAGGTAGAGTTAAAGATATTAAAACTATAGTATCAAATATTCTTGATATCAAACCAATTCTTATTATGAAAGATGGTTTACCTAAGATACACAAACTTATTAGGGGAAGAAAGAATTCTATAAAAGAATTGATAAAAAATGTTTTGGACCATTTAAAAAATGTTAAAAATTTTGAAATTGCTTTTTTGCATGGTGATGCTGAAGATGAAATAAATTTTGTAAAGGATGAAATTTTAAAAAATATAAAACCTAGTTTCTCTTTTACAAAACTTATAAGCTCTGCTCTTGGTGTTCATGCTGGACCTGGTTCTTTGGGAGTCGCAATAAATTTTATTGAGGAGGAGGTATGA
- a CDS encoding LemA family protein, with the protein MFGWIILGVVLIALFWFIGTYNMFITLKNRVKNAWAQIDVQLKRRYDLIPNLVETVKGYAKHEREVFERVTDLRTRAMSAGSIKDIGEANNQLTGALKTLFAVAENYPELKANENFLKLQEELTNTENKIAFSRQFYNDIVMNFNAAQERIPAVFVARIMGLTPAEYYPVPEEERGPIRVSF; encoded by the coding sequence ATGTTTGGATGGATCATTTTAGGAGTAGTGCTGATTGCTCTCTTTTGGTTCATAGGCACTTACAACATGTTTATAACCTTAAAAAATAGGGTTAAAAATGCATGGGCTCAGATAGATGTTCAACTTAAAAGAAGATATGATTTAATTCCAAATTTAGTTGAAACAGTAAAAGGTTATGCTAAACATGAAAGAGAAGTTTTTGAAAGAGTAACTGATTTAAGAACCAGAGCAATGAGTGCAGGTTCAATTAAAGATATAGGTGAGGCAAACAATCAGTTGACTGGAGCTTTAAAAACTCTATTTGCAGTTGCAGAAAATTACCCAGAACTTAAAGCAAATGAAAATTTTTTAAAACTTCAAGAGGAATTAACAAATACAGAAAACAAAATTGCATTTTCAAGACAATTCTATAATGATATTGTTATGAATTTTAATGCAGCTCAAGAAAGAATTCCAGCAGTATTTGTGGCAAGAATCATGGGCTTAACTCCTGCTGAATATTATCCTGTGCCAGAAGAAGAAAGGGGACCAATAAGAGTTAGTTTTTAA
- a CDS encoding TldD/PmbA family protein: MKDEVRWIMEEAKKRGVNYGDVRVIEDEVETIDTENGTVQGIGKSISKGFGIRVLLNGSWGFSSSSKIDKYEMIKVLDEAISIAKASQIVKKEDVILSPVDIFEDEYHENYKLDPFSISLDKKLALLLECDKIMSQFKAVKIRRGSLYFLKQNKYFASTEGSYIFQERIVSGAGIEAYAIGDTGEVQRRSYPASLGGDFSRKGYEFIEELKLIENSERIAKQSVDLLNAKPCPQGYMDIVISGDQMALQVHESLGHPAELDRVFGMEASYAGTSFLTPEKLGKFQYGSKIVNITADATTPYALGGFKYDDEGVPAQRVYLVKDGIFVGYLTSRETAHKVGLKPIGAMRADGWNRIPLIRMTSINLEPGNLSFEELIGGIKEGIYVETNKSWSIDDKRLNFQFGCEIGWEIKDGKLGEMIKNPTYTGITYEFWRSCDGIGNKDLWHVWGLPNCGKGEPTQIMQVSHGTSPARFRNVRVGVIR, from the coding sequence ATGAAGGATGAAGTAAGATGGATTATGGAAGAGGCTAAAAAAAGAGGGGTAAATTATGGAGATGTAAGAGTGATTGAGGATGAAGTTGAAACAATTGACACTGAAAATGGAACAGTACAAGGAATTGGTAAATCGATTTCAAAAGGTTTTGGTATAAGGGTTTTACTTAATGGTTCATGGGGTTTTTCTTCTTCATCGAAAATTGATAAATATGAGATGATAAAAGTATTAGATGAAGCAATTAGTATTGCTAAAGCTTCACAAATTGTAAAAAAAGAAGATGTTATTCTATCACCAGTTGACATTTTTGAAGATGAATATCATGAAAATTATAAACTAGATCCATTTTCTATATCACTTGACAAAAAACTTGCGCTTCTTCTAGAATGTGACAAAATTATGTCTCAATTTAAAGCGGTAAAAATAAGAAGGGGGAGTTTGTACTTCTTAAAACAAAATAAATATTTTGCATCAACAGAGGGTTCATATATTTTTCAAGAAAGAATAGTTTCTGGTGCAGGCATAGAAGCATATGCAATAGGAGATACAGGAGAAGTCCAAAGAAGGAGTTACCCAGCATCTTTAGGTGGTGATTTTTCAAGAAAAGGCTATGAATTTATTGAAGAATTGAAACTAATTGAAAATAGTGAAAGAATTGCGAAACAAAGTGTAGATTTACTTAATGCAAAACCATGTCCTCAGGGTTATATGGATATTGTTATTAGTGGAGATCAAATGGCTCTTCAAGTTCACGAATCATTAGGACATCCTGCTGAACTTGATAGAGTCTTTGGAATGGAAGCTTCATATGCAGGGACTTCATTTTTAACTCCTGAAAAATTAGGAAAATTTCAATATGGTTCTAAAATAGTTAATATTACAGCTGATGCTACAACACCATACGCACTTGGTGGTTTTAAATATGATGATGAAGGAGTGCCAGCTCAGAGAGTTTATCTTGTGAAAGATGGTATTTTTGTTGGATATCTTACTTCAAGAGAAACTGCTCACAAAGTTGGTCTAAAGCCAATAGGTGCCATGAGAGCAGATGGATGGAATAGAATTCCACTTATTAGAATGACCTCAATAAATCTTGAACCTGGTAATCTTTCTTTTGAGGAGTTAATTGGTGGTATCAAAGAAGGAATTTATGTTGAGACTAATAAAAGTTGGTCGATAGATGATAAGAGACTTAACTTTCAATTTGGATGTGAAATTGGATGGGAAATTAAAGATGGTAAACTTGGCGAAATGATAAAAAATCCAACATATACAGGAATAACTTATGAATTTTGGAGATCATGTGATGGAATTGGAAACAAAGACCTTTGGCATGTTTGGGGTTTACCAAATTGTGGAAAAGGTGAACCCACTCAAATTATGCAGGTATCTCATGGAACATCACCTGCAAGATTTAGAAATGTAAGAGTAGGGGTGATAAGATGA
- a CDS encoding AtpZ/AtpI family protein, with protein sequence MKNKSFLQIVFEVIFIFLLTTLGLGLLGYLIDKKLNSFPLFILIFSIVGIIVSLYLLFIYNKNI encoded by the coding sequence ATGAAAAATAAGAGTTTTTTACAAATAGTATTTGAAGTTATTTTTATTTTTTTATTAACAACTTTAGGGTTAGGTTTATTAGGATATTTAATTGATAAAAAATTAAATTCCTTCCCACTATTTATCTTAATTTTTTCAATAGTTGGTATAATAGTATCACTTTATTTACTTTTTATCTATAACAAAAATATTTAA
- a CDS encoding TRAP transporter small permease subunit, protein MRKYSIEEILSSIILAIMAIIAFINVLSRYLFKLSIAATEELEVNFFVWLTVIGIALAFEKDSHLNMTIVFNKFPKLMKKISILISSFLSMVLFGIVNYFAIREIYMDLTLFHMRSEALNIPNWIYVIGIPIFSIFVFKKIITSTIKKIKELK, encoded by the coding sequence ATGAGAAAATATTCGATTGAAGAGATTTTATCGTCTATAATTCTTGCAATAATGGCTATTATTGCGTTTATAAATGTGTTAAGTAGATATTTATTTAAATTATCTATTGCAGCAACTGAAGAACTCGAAGTAAATTTTTTTGTTTGGTTAACAGTTATAGGTATAGCATTAGCATTTGAAAAAGATTCGCATCTTAATATGACGATTGTGTTTAACAAATTTCCAAAATTGATGAAAAAAATTTCTATTTTAATTTCATCTTTTCTTTCAATGGTTTTATTTGGAATAGTCAACTATTTTGCAATTAGAGAAATTTATATGGACTTAACTCTTTTTCATATGAGAAGCGAAGCACTCAATATCCCTAATTGGATATATGTAATTGGTATTCCAATTTTTTCAATATTTGTATTTAAAAAAATTATTACATCAACAATTAAAAAAATTAAGGAATTAAAATAG
- a CDS encoding Asp23/Gls24 family envelope stress response protein, with the protein MKGKSFIHKNAIRDIAILSALRCYGIVGMAPINLIQKIEKALGSSEATRGVEVEFLNGKFVIKYHIVVSKGINIKEVINNLIEQAEFSFQKMIHIKPKIKVIVEEVKEE; encoded by the coding sequence ATGAAAGGAAAAAGTTTTATACATAAAAATGCAATTAGAGATATAGCAATTCTTTCTGCTTTAAGATGTTATGGCATTGTTGGTATGGCACCTATAAATCTTATTCAGAAAATTGAAAAAGCGCTAGGCTCAAGCGAAGCAACAAGAGGAGTTGAAGTAGAGTTTTTAAATGGAAAATTTGTAATAAAATATCATATTGTTGTCTCAAAAGGAATAAATATAAAAGAAGTTATAAATAACTTAATTGAACAAGCAGAGTTTTCTTTTCAAAAAATGATTCATATAAAACCTAAAATTAAAGTCATAGTTGAAGAGGTTAAGGAGGAATAA